A genomic segment from Cyprinus carpio isolate SPL01 chromosome A4, ASM1834038v1, whole genome shotgun sequence encodes:
- the LOC109063642 gene encoding uncharacterized protein LOC109063642 has translation MQGYTWSSNQHPSTRHQDWPPPQYQERLPPQYQKWHQPQYQEQFPSKYHAVKNDQPNAFQVQHIPQLQNTLQTRFSNGQQETANQWSTCSGSVDPSAFQPKSDGYNWLKRTNQIHPQYPFAASNTQQHWQCHDSSPQNYRNTGCSQAQMYHGSSVGNSRGWSSHISNNGSSCSMNNQQQLQSPRMVPLHHHHHHHHRQQQQGFSRQYSGKKRRRHTQYSSRAHNSGVPQKSQRRTEANHTSCNSTTPPSGAQSNVSLPSNNINQSPVNQNQPELGSNAGPIVSATQSQNNQNAEHQSQGTSNETYKTNQTSQMTQASVVQLQSQSRTEFNLSVYADSVIYRLLCSNDSKQANNRQSDEIAQQNTRPEQSEVCATKRTDNHSKEPFSEPREQCTVEPPSKRMKYVVFQRDCQNKETIVSKDISNCGVQSAQPGTHQTSSNENRLKGTSQHNIEYSTNPADCLEMVFASQKAAQQTHKAIAIVPPISHHISKAAPMADTSPKKADSPLLKIDSVWSHVEESNQQKTVNDKLSESSSQMAQQDNKSLENVTAGNMADPDTSSASPVECQNDVQQSDCDSDDPSFDLSSVPVIEYTLEKLMELVKSIEMTELSAGYPEKSQSILQRILKLYWNGKASNMLEPLKSFREALQLSIEYAKDYGSVVFKSIETENLKKLAHCDILKHETYSWSEEFRSSWLNVDGQPADIEKVLSEPLLDDITVYKATSLSFSDNTVVASASLGVNSLTDKPEVSSKEKSVNPDTCSPTDLFIQKTGTDRGEVAVENNGHSYVVLRKESEKETFKKQEDINQNQIFNITPLDITPSAESSTEKLTDLSNAKEVFRQDHKQTRDNVSDSLSLSPGDIVSDGVKISVVSFSTETHCSSMDTWQVEDISDDENTGSKEALNSSSDTCLVEDISDDENTGNKEALNNTSDTWLVEDISDDENTGNKEALNNSSDTWLVEDISDDENSGNKDVLLNSSNTWQVENISDNENPDNMDTPSNSADICAVENKSTDENSSDDSLFMGITVLSSEDAKTFFQQLEKEPECTKSQSNFKCPDLIVCFDAPSQLNQEYNKAHTCSRCGTQIVKSSSTNVTKTDSDADLFCLQCWEQAPMFELEEEPCSPMTDEVNLLGSAAKSNGLGQNDSLPCLKLEVNEPNVASTKECIAYEGLKGQKNDCLVKSDLGGNCGPPSLKIEVKELNAPNEECIADEGLAGQKSVVLVKSEQGHNCSPPSLELKFKKPNVSPLETCIVEEGVTGQKRVSMLKSELVKKRSPPSLELEIKEPTVALTTECIADEGQKSDSVIQSELRQKCSLPSLELEVKMPKVSFPEECVADEGLKGLKRDTEAKSKMGQNLCSPSLELKVKESNFALQKSCIADEGLIGQKSDCMRESKGQNCNPPCLKLEIKEPTVTSAEDCTADKGLARQKIDSMVKSVTETMSENQGSAERELTKIQPNKQKNEKTEKIRVPKPKSFTQCSKPFPKKIAFSKHKLKSGSTSTGSDDYVLFTPDIIVKKNWPQKKNQPGVSANKRRSGQSQNCSKVNKFKEHRKERRDNPDRTSTNHRENLQTVTEKVSGQSSDTPPHGSEKKLELHGILLVNKMKRTEPKKVRFDLYGSKTEKQYYAPERHFSAPATLTVSDCKDYADVLSAKQKVHNQWSSTFIPKTKKTCPPRSPQEASPQKKTPQKPQDLLKSNMSALRNHLTHRAKLLYSSERETGHLRKPYFHQKLTKSLSS, from the coding sequence CAATTCCCATCTAAGTACCATGCTGTCAAGAATGATCAACCCAATGCGTTCCAGGTACAGCACATCCCCCAACTTCAAAACACATTACAGACAAGATTTTCCAATGGACAACAAGAGACTGCAAATCAGTGGAGCACTTGCTCAGGCAGTGTGGACCCTTCTGCTTTTCAACCAAAATCAGATGGATATAATTGGTTGAAACGGACAAACCAGATCCATCCCCAATACCCATTTGCAGCCTCCaacacacagcagcactggcAATGTCATGATTCCTCTCCACAGAACTACAGAAACACAGGCTGTAGTCAAGCTCAAATGTACCATGGCAGCTCTGTGGGTAACAGCAGGGGTTGGAGTTCACACATTTCCAACAATGGCAGCTCTTGTTCCATGAACAACCAGCAACAACTTCAGTCTCCTAGAATGGTTCCtcttcatcatcaccatcaccatcatcatcgaCAACAACAACAAGGGTTCTCTAGACAATATTCAGGCAAAAAACGAAGACGCCACACACAATACTCTTCTCGGGCCCATAACAGTGGAGTCCCCCAAAAATCTCAGAGGAGAACTGAGGCCAATCATACCTCATGCAACTCTACGACACCACCTTCTGGAGCACAGAGCAATGTTTCATTACCTTCCAATAACATAAACCAAAGTCCTGTTAACCAGAACCAGCCAGAACTGGGGTCAAATGCAGGTCCAATTGTATCTGCGACCCAGTCTCAGAATAATCAAAATGCTGAACATCAGTCTCAGGGCACAAGCAATGAGACATATAAAACTAATCAGACTTCTCAAATGACACAGGCCAGTGTAGTCCAGCTTCAGTCCCAATCTAGAACTGAGTTTAACTTGTCAGTTTACGCTGACTCAGTAATATATAGATTACTGTGTTCAAATGACAGTAAACAAGCAAATAATCGGCAATCAGATGAAATTGCTCAGCAGAACACTCGTCCAGAACAGTCCGAAGTTTGTGCAACCAAAAGGACTGACAATCACTCAAAGGAACCTTTTTCTGAACCAAGAGAACAATGTACAGTTGAACCGCCCAGTAAAAGAATGAAGTATGTTGTGTTTCAGAGAGACTGTCAGAACAAAGAAACAATAGTGTCCAAAGACATAAGTAATTGTGGGGTGCAATCTGCCCAACCTGGTACCCATCAGACAAGTAGCAATGAGAACAGACTTAAAGGAACGAGCCAACACAACATAGAGTACAGTACGAACCCAGCAGACTGTCTTGAAATggtctttgcatcacagaaagcTGCTCAGCAAACTCACAAGGCCATTGCCATCGTTCCACCCATTTCCCACCACATCTCAAAAGCTGCACCAATGGCTGATACCAGCCCAAAAAAAGCTGACAGTCCACTGTTAAAGATTGATTCTGTTTGGTCACATGTTGAAGAATCTAACcaacaaaaaactgtaaatgacaAGCTGTCTGAATCCTCCTCACAAATGGCTCAACAGGACAACAAAAGCCTTGAAAATGTGACTGCAGGCAACATGGCAGACCCTGATACAAGCTCTGCTAGCCCAGTTGAATGTCAAAATGATGTGCAGCAAAGTGACTGTGATTCAGATGATCCTTCATTTGACTTGTCCAGTGTGCCAGTGATTGAGTACACACTGGAGAAACTGATGGAGTTAGTGAAGTCTATAGAGATGACAGAGTTATCGGCCGGATATCCTGAGAAATCTCAGAGCATTTTACAAAGGATCTTGAAACTCTACTGGAACGGGAAAGCTTCCAATATGTTGGAGCCTTTGAAATCATTTAGAGAGGCACTGCAGTTATCCATAGAATATGCAAAGGATTATGGGTCTGTGGTATTTAAAAGCATCGAAACTGAAAACCTGAAGAAGCTAGCTCATTGCGACATTCTCAAACATGAGACGTATTCATGGTCAGAGGAGTTCAGATCTTCTTGGTTAAATGTTGATGGACAGCCAGCTGATATTGAAAAGGTGCTTTCAGAACCACTGTTGGATGACATAACTGTGTATAAGGCAACATCACTGTCATTTTCAGATAACACTGTTGTCGCTTCAGCAAGTTTAGGTGTGAATTCCCTCACAGACAAACCTGAGGTTTCATCCAAAGAGAAAAGTGTAAATCCAGACACTTGCAGTCCAACAGATCTTTTCATACAAAAGACGGGAACTGACAGGGGGGAAGTGGCTGTGGAAAACAATGGGCATTCGTATGTAGTGCTGAGAaaagaaagtgagaaagaaaCATTCAAGAAGCAAGAGGACATCAATCAAAACCAAATTTTTAACATAACACCTTTAGACATCACACCTTCAGCTGAAAGTTCTACAGAGAAACTTACAGACCTCAGCAATGCAAAAGAAGTATTCAGACAAGATCACAAGCAAACACGTGATAATGTTTCAGATTCACTTTCTCTGAGTCCTGGAGACATTGTTTCAGATGGTGTAAAAATCTCTGTGGTGTCTTTCTCTACTGAGACTCATTGTAGCTCCATGGATACATGGCAGGtagaagatatttctgatgatgAAAATACAGGCAGTAAAGAGGCTCTGAATAGCTCCTCAGACACCTGTCTTGtagaagatatttctgatgatgAAAATACAGGCAACAAGGAGGCTCTTAATAACACCTCAGACACCTGGCTTGtagaagatatttctgatgatgAAAATACAGGCAATAAAGAGGCTCTGAATAACTCCTCAGACACCTGGCTGGTAGAGGATATTTCTGATGATGAAAATTCTGGAAATAAAGATGTTCTTCTTAATTCCTCAAACACCTGGCAAGTGGAAAACATCTCTGATAATGAGAATCCAGACAATATGGACACTCCTAGTAACTCCGCAGACATATGTGCGGTGGAAAATAAATCTACTGATGAAAATTCAAGTGATGATTCCTTGTTTATGGGAATCACGGTGCTATCATCTGAAGAtgctaaaacattttttcaacagCTTGAAAAGGAACCTGAATGTACCAAATCCCAATCCAACTTTAAGTGCCCAGATCTTATAGTGTGCTTTGATGCACCCAGTCAACTTAACCAGGAGTACAACAAAGCACATACTTGCTCTCGCTGTGGTACCCAAATTGTGAAATCCAGTTCCACTAATGTGACAAAGACGGACAGTGATGCTGATCTTTTCTGCCTCCAGTGTTGGGAACAAGCACCAATGTTTGAGCTAGAAGAGGAGCCATGCTCTCCTATGACAGATGAGGTTAATCTTCTGGGCTCTGCTGCTAAATCAAATGGACTTGGTCAAAATGATAGTCTGCCATGTCTCAAGTTGGAAGTCAATGAGCCAAATGTGGCTTCAACAAAGGAATGCATTGCATATGAAGGACTGAAAGGACAAAAAAATGATTGTCTGGTAAAATCAGACCTGGGGGGAAATTGTGGTCCACCATCTCTTAAAATAGAAGTCAAGGAGTTAAATGCACCCAATGAAGAATGTATTGCGGATGAAGGACTGGCAGGACAAAAGAGTGTGGTTTTGGTAAAATCAGAACAGGGACACAATTGTAGTCCGCCGTCTCTTGAACTGAAATTCAAGAAGCCAAATGTTTCTCCACTGGAGACATGCATTGTAGAGGAAGGAGTGACGGGACAAAAAAGAGTCAGTATGTTAAAATCAGAACTGGTAAAAAAACGTAGTCCACCATCTCTTGAACTAGAAATCAAGGAGCCAACAGTTGCTTTGACAACAGAATGCATTGCAGATGAAGGACAAAAAAGTGACAGTGTAATACAATCAGAACTGAGACAAAAATGTAGTCTGCCATCTCTTGAACTAGAAGTCAAGATGCCAAAAGTTTCTTTTCCAGAGGAATGCGTTGCAGATGAAGGACTGAAAGGACTTAAAAGAGACACTGAGGCAAAATCAAAAATGGGACAAAATCTTTGTTCACCATCTCTTGAACTGAAAGTCAAGGAGTCAAATTTTGCTTTACAAAAGTCATGCATTGCAGATGAAGGACTGATAGGTCAAAAAAGTGACTGCATGAGAGAATCAAAAGGACAAAATTGTAATCCACCATGTCTTAAACTAGAAATCAAGGAGCCAACTGTTACTTCAGCAGAGGACTGCACTGCAGATAAAGGACTTGCAAGACAAAAAATTGACAGTATGGTAAAATCAGTGACTGAGACGATGTCTGAAAATCAGGGCTCAGCTGAACGGGAGCTAACCAAGATTCAACCAAATaagcagaaaaatgaaaaaactgagaaaattagAGTACCCAAGCCCAAATCGTTCACGCAATGCAGCAAACCATTTCCAAAGAAAATTGCATTTTCCAAGCATAAGCTAAAATCTGGTAGCACTAGTACTGGTTCTGATGATTATGTGCTTTTCACTCCAGATATTATAGTTAAAAAGAACTGgccacaaaagaaaaatcaaccTGGTGTATCTGCAAACAAACGCCGTAGTGGTCAGAGTCAGAACTGCAGTAAAGTGAATAAATTCAAAGAACACAGGAAAGAAAGACGAGATAATCCTGACAGAACCTCAACAAACCATAGAGAAAACCTCCAGACAGTGACAGAGAAAGTGTCTGGTCAATCAAGTGACACACCACCCCACGGATCCGAAAAGAAGCTGGAGCTGCATGGTATTCTGTtagtgaataaaatgaaaagaactgAACCAAAAAAAGTGAGATTTGATTTATATGGGTCCAAAACAGAAAAGCAGTACTATGCCCCAGAGCGGCATTTTTCAGCCCCTGCTACCTTAACAGTCTCTGATTGCAAAGACTATGCCGATGTGCTTTCTGCTAAACAAAAAGTTCACAACCAATGGAGTAGCACCTTCATACCTAAAACAAAGAAGACTTGTCCTCCCAGGTCACCACAGGAGGCCTCACCACAGAAGAAAACCCCACAGAAACCTCAGGACCTCTTAAAGTCAAATATGAGTGCACTAAGAAACCATTTGACTCACAGAGCCAAGCTATTATACAGCAGTGAAAGAGAGACAGGTCACTTAAGAAAACCATATTTTCATCAAAAGCTTACGAAATCACTAAGTAGCTAA